TTCTTTTTTGTTTTCAATGCTTTTGCTATATGAAGTGATGTTTCAAATGGAATTTCATTTTGTAATAGAAAATACTTATATTCATTTAATACATCCAATTTATTTTCAACAATTTCTGGAGTGATAAATCCATTAGCACCTTCAAATATTATAATTCTATTACAACCGTTTTTTGTAACTTCAATATATGCTCTCCCAGTTGGTAAATCTGTGTAAATATACCCTTTAATATTTAATTTGTCAAAATTACTCGCCAAATTTTTACCAAAATCATCATTACCTAAAGCTGTAAAAAAATATACATCTTTTTTTGATAATTTTGCTGCTGTTACTGCCTGGTTAGCTCCTTTCCCACCTGGAAAATACTCAAGAGATATAGCTTTTTGCGTTTCTCCAGGATTAGTAAATCTCTCTACTGTTAGAACAATATCCATATTCGAACTTCCTACTACGCCTATCATTTTCTCTCCCCCTCACGCAAACTATTTAATATACTTAATTAATTTTTGATATAACATATCTAAATAAATTGCTGAATATAATATAGAGCCTCTTATTGTAATTAAATCCCAATCTGAAAAATATGTTTCTTCATTTCTATTATTTCCCAAATAAAAATAAGAAATCAAATCAAAATTGCTTTCTCCTTTGTTACCATCGCCTATATCGATATTGTTATTTGATATATCTAAAAAATCTGCATCTATTAAAACATGTGTTAATCCAAAAGACAGCGCATATATATTCCCATTTGAAATCTCTGCTCTAAATGATCCAGGAAAAAATCTCGACTCCTGCATTATAATCGCCAATATCAATTCTACAGGTATATCGTTTAATTTTATTTTTTTAGGATATAAGTCTGAAGATGTATATTTCAATCGATTTAGTTCTATATTTGAATTTAGGTATGTATATGCTATATCTACTAAATATTCCGAAAAATTTTTTAAATCATTTTCCGATAAAGATTTATCTGGATAATAATAATCAAACCACGCTTTAAAGGTAGAAGATGAATTATAATATTCCGTTATTTTAGAATATAACTTATTTATCAAATTTTCTCTTTTCTCATATTTTGTTTTTCGTATAGGATTCAATGCTGGATATAGTTTATTTGAATTAGATGGAAGTTTTTCATCATAATAATCTATTAAAAATAAGTTAGATGAATCATTTTTAAAATGTTCTTCAGTTATATTTTTTATATAATTTTTTATTACTGGATCATAATTTGGAACGTCTTCCAAATTTTTAGTTTTAGTGGTATAATTAATTTCCCCAATAAAATATTTATAAAATTCCAAAACATTATCATCATAACCATAGCCATTCTCATTCGCTAATTCTATTAATTTTTCAAATGTATAATTACCTCCACGATTATATCCAGTTGCAATTAATCTAATTAATAACTCTTTTTGTGCGTTTGTTAAATCACTAAAGTTTGTGTCTTCTACTTTTGGTAATCGAATACATGAAGAAAAAATTATTGTCAAAAATAATAATAAAATTACAATTCTTTTCATATTATCAACTCCTTGGGTTTATTATATCATATTTTTGGATACTCAAGCATACTCAATTATACTTGCGC
This portion of the Marinitoga hydrogenitolerans DSM 16785 genome encodes:
- the rbsK gene encoding ribokinase, which translates into the protein MIGVVGSSNMDIVLTVERFTNPGETQKAISLEYFPGGKGANQAVTAAKLSKKDVYFFTALGNDDFGKNLASNFDKLNIKGYIYTDLPTGRAYIEVTKNGCNRIIIFEGANGFITPEIVENKLDVLNEYKYFLLQNEIPFETSLHIAKALKTKKKIIIFDPAPAQNIEKEIFQYVDYFTPNEEEFKYLSNKFFGLNPEEKLKEALRRFFNLGIKNIILKQGEKEIILYNRNSILKIPVFKIENVVDTTAAGDVFNGALAVALEEGKSIKEAIQFASAAAGIAITKKGAQSSIPNREEVDKFLKNNNKG